A region from the Triticum aestivum cultivar Chinese Spring chromosome 3D, IWGSC CS RefSeq v2.1, whole genome shotgun sequence genome encodes:
- the LOC123079539 gene encoding glycerophosphodiester phosphodiesterase GDPD1, chloroplastic: protein MALLKAARVADVPSLDVVVPDHLAAAARVLDAESAAAMKRQQRGAGRRFAVIGHRGKGMNALASPDRRLQEVKENSIRSFNEAARFAVDYVEFDVQVTKDVCPVIFHDNFIVTEEHGKISEKRVTDLQLEDFLQYGPQNKQGKNGKPLLRKMKDGRVLNWNVQSDDPLCTLQEAFEKVNPRLGFNVELKFDDNLVYQDEELTHILQAILKVVFECAKDRPIIFSSFQPDAAQLMRKLQSTYPVYFLTNGGTEVYADVRRNSLEEAVKLCLASGMQGIVSEARAVFRFPTAIPKIKEADLSLLTYGTLNNVPEAVYMQHLMGVNGVIVDLVPEITGAVSDLIAVPETDVEINDLSGQVAKDAASTPNFTQREISFLLRLMPELVQ from the exons ATGGCTCTGCTCAAGGCCGCGCGCGTCGCCGACGTCCCCAGCCTCGACGTCGTCGTGCCggaccacctcgccgccgccgcgcgggtCCTCG ACGCGGAGTCGGCGGCGGCGATGAAGAGGCAGCAGCGCGGCGCGGGCCGGCGGTTCGCGGTGATCGGGCACCGCGGCAAGGGGATGAACGCGCTGGCGTCGCCGGACCGGCGGCTGCAGGAGGTGAAGGAGAACTCGATCCGGTCGTTCAACGAGGCGGCGCGCTtcgccgtcgactacgtcgagtTCGACGTCCAG GTCACCAAGGACGTCTGCCCAGTCATCTTCCATGACAACTTCATCGTTACTGAAGAACAT GGCAAAATTTCAGAGAAGCGTGTCACTGATCTTCAGTTGGAAGATTTCCTCCAGTATGGCCCACAAAACAAGCAAGGGAAG AATGGGAAGCCTTTGCTGCGGAAAATGAAGGACGGTCGGGTATTGAATTGGAACGTCCAGTCAGATGATCCTCTTTGCACCCTTCAAGAAGCATTCGAGAAGGTCAATCCAAGATTGGGCTTCAATGTCGAGCTGAAATTCGATGACAATCTCGTGTACCAAGATGAGGAGCTCACTCACATCCTCCAGGCCATCCTCAAG GTGGTCTTCGAGTGTGCCAAGGATAGGCCTATCATTTTCTCTAGCTTCCAGCCCGATGCTGCGCAGCTCATGCGAAAACTGCAGAGCACATACCCT GTGTACTTCTTGACGAATGGAGGGACGGAAGTCTATGCCGACGTGAGGAGGAACTCGTTGGAAGAGGCGGTCAAGCTGTGCCTTGCCAGCGGCATGCAAGGGATCGTGTCCGAGGCCCGCGCGGTTTTCAGGTTCCCGACAGCTATACCCAAGATCAAGGAGGCCGACCTCTCCCTGCTAACTTACGGGACACTCAA TAACGTGCCGGAGGCGGTGTACATGCAGCACCTGATGGGTGTGAACGGGGTCATCGTCGACCTCGTGCCGGAGATCACTGGCGCTGTCTCCGATCTCATCGCCGTCCCGGAGACCGATGTGGAGATCAATGATCTGAGCGGCCAGGTGGCAAAAGATGCCGCGTCGACACCGAATTTCACGCAGCGGGAGATCTCGTTCCTGCTGAGGCTCATGCCCGAGCTTGTGCAATAA